One window from the genome of Streptomyces sp. NBC_00708 encodes:
- a CDS encoding sulfatase-like hydrolase/transferase: MSERLTPPAGGAQAPPAGAPPQVIVVLTDQQRWDTAGVHGNRAGVTPEFDRIAREGTLFEQAVTSNPVCAPARSALQTGRYPTSTGVFRNGLPLPENIPTLAGEFAAAGYTTGYIGKWHLAGDENPDGPVPPALRGGYGSWLASDRLEFTSDAYRTVVYDEDGAPVRLPGYRSDALIDAAIRFVADHHDRPYLLFVSLLEPHHQNPTDDYPAPAGYRERYEGAWLPPDLAALSPGASQGGAHRHLGGYLGQIKRVDEGVGRLRDALRSLGTEENTVLAWTADHGSHFRTRNSEYKRSAHEASVRVPFAVTGPGFTGGGLVRQPVTTLDLMPTLLETAGIAVPDGVQGRSLLPLTGGGRDPGRPDSVFVQISEDRVGRAVRTSRWKYAVEAPDADAWNDADADSYTETELYDLAADPYELDNLAGLASHRAVADELRGELLAWLERIEGVKPAVERAAARPSGQRRAESYPAGTPWEGARFGHRPRG, encoded by the coding sequence GTGAGCGAGCGCCTCACTCCCCCGGCGGGCGGCGCCCAGGCGCCGCCCGCCGGGGCGCCCCCGCAGGTGATCGTCGTCCTCACCGACCAGCAGCGCTGGGACACGGCCGGGGTGCACGGCAACCGGGCAGGTGTGACACCCGAGTTCGACCGGATCGCCCGCGAGGGCACCCTGTTCGAGCAGGCCGTCACCTCCAACCCGGTCTGCGCGCCGGCCCGTTCGGCGCTCCAGACCGGCCGCTATCCCACGTCCACCGGCGTCTTCCGCAACGGGCTGCCGCTGCCCGAGAACATCCCCACGCTCGCCGGTGAGTTCGCGGCGGCCGGGTACACCACCGGTTACATCGGGAAGTGGCACCTGGCGGGTGACGAGAATCCCGACGGGCCCGTTCCGCCCGCCCTGCGGGGCGGCTACGGCAGCTGGCTCGCCTCGGACCGGCTGGAGTTCACCTCGGACGCGTACCGCACGGTGGTGTACGACGAGGACGGGGCTCCGGTCCGGCTCCCGGGCTATCGCTCGGACGCGCTGATCGACGCCGCGATCCGGTTCGTGGCCGACCATCACGACCGGCCCTACCTGCTGTTCGTCTCCCTCCTGGAGCCGCACCACCAGAACCCCACCGACGACTACCCGGCCCCTGCGGGCTACCGCGAGCGGTACGAGGGCGCGTGGCTTCCGCCCGATCTGGCGGCCCTCTCCCCGGGGGCCTCCCAGGGCGGCGCCCACCGTCACCTCGGCGGCTACCTCGGACAGATCAAGCGGGTCGACGAGGGGGTCGGCCGGCTCCGCGACGCCCTGCGCAGCCTGGGCACCGAGGAGAACACCGTCCTGGCGTGGACGGCGGACCACGGCTCCCATTTCCGCACCCGCAACAGCGAGTACAAGCGCTCGGCCCACGAGGCATCGGTCCGGGTCCCGTTCGCCGTCACCGGGCCCGGCTTCACCGGCGGCGGCCTCGTCCGGCAGCCCGTGACCACGCTGGACCTGATGCCGACGCTGCTGGAGACCGCAGGCATCGCCGTACCGGACGGCGTCCAGGGGCGTTCCCTGCTGCCGCTGACCGGCGGGGGCCGCGATCCCGGCCGGCCGGATTCCGTGTTCGTGCAGATCAGCGAGGACCGGGTGGGCCGAGCGGTCCGCACCTCGCGGTGGAAGTACGCGGTCGAGGCACCGGACGCGGACGCCTGGAACGACGCGGACGCGGACAGCTACACGGAGACGGAGCTGTACGACCTGGCGGCCGATCCGTACGAGCTGGACAACCTCGCCGGACTCGCATCGCACCGCGCGGTCGCCGACGAGCTGCGCGGGGAACTCCTCGCGTGGCTGGAACGGATCGAGGGAGTGAAGCCCGCGGTCGAGCGGGCGGCGGCCAGGCCGTCGGGCCAG
- a CDS encoding TauD/TfdA family dioxygenase has protein sequence MTSTTTAPAPAVTVQKLGGRIGAVVSGVRLGGDLDQETVAAVRAALLANKVIFFRGQDHLDEESHEAFGRLLGTPVAHPTVPSADGRYSLGIDSDHGGRANQWHTDVTFVPAYPAFSILRAVVIPPYGGNTLWSNTAAAYAELPEQLRTLADSLRAVHSNDYDYVALRPNALPEALEKYREVFTSTKFLTEHPVVRVHPETGERVLLLGNFVQRISGLTGRDSRALVDLFQSHIERPENTVRWDWQVGDVAIWDNRATQHYGVDDSDTHERKLRRVTIDGDVPVGVDGRSSTLISPEAVPDPSFGIASGASTAEASAA, from the coding sequence ATGACCTCCACCACCACCGCTCCCGCCCCCGCCGTCACCGTCCAGAAGCTCGGCGGACGCATCGGCGCCGTCGTCTCCGGCGTCCGGCTCGGCGGCGACCTCGACCAGGAGACGGTCGCCGCCGTCCGGGCCGCCCTGCTCGCCAACAAGGTGATCTTCTTCCGCGGCCAGGACCACCTGGACGAGGAGAGCCACGAGGCCTTCGGCCGGCTGCTCGGCACACCCGTCGCCCACCCCACGGTCCCCTCGGCCGACGGGCGTTACTCGCTCGGCATCGACTCCGACCACGGCGGCCGGGCCAACCAGTGGCACACCGACGTCACCTTCGTCCCCGCCTACCCGGCCTTCTCCATCCTGCGGGCCGTCGTGATCCCGCCGTACGGCGGCAACACCCTGTGGTCCAACACCGCCGCCGCCTACGCGGAACTGCCGGAGCAGCTGCGCACCCTGGCGGACAGCCTGCGGGCCGTCCACTCCAACGACTACGACTACGTCGCCCTGCGGCCCAACGCGCTGCCGGAGGCGCTGGAGAAGTACCGCGAGGTCTTCACCTCGACGAAGTTCCTCACCGAGCACCCGGTGGTCCGCGTCCACCCCGAGACCGGCGAACGCGTCCTGCTGCTGGGCAACTTCGTACAGCGCATCAGCGGGCTGACCGGGCGCGACTCGCGGGCCCTGGTCGACCTGTTCCAGTCGCACATCGAGCGCCCGGAGAACACCGTGCGCTGGGACTGGCAGGTGGGCGACGTGGCGATCTGGGACAACCGCGCCACCCAGCACTACGGCGTGGACGACTCCGACACCCACGAGCGCAAGCTGCGCCGCGTCACCATCGACGGTGACGTCCCGGTCGGTGTGGACGGCCGCTCCTCCACCCTGATCAGCCCGGAGGCCGTGCCGGACCCGTCCTTCGGGATCGCGTCGGGCGCCTCCACCGCCGAGGCTTCGGCCGCGTGA